One window of Helicobacter winghamensis ATCC BAA-430 genomic DNA carries:
- a CDS encoding pilus assembly FimT family protein, whose amino-acid sequence MKCHAFSLFETLLTLAILSIFATLGYFWIPSSKLHLAQNQILEHLNYTRYLALNNAKHITQSAFCQSDNCKQERTRWNESLWRMQFSPLQDIGYAYYIFSDSARSVRTKNFDDRPRDRQEIARDLLDNRYLNVYNSDNSKFANPLRNGNLAITQRYGIQNVKLSGGCGEGNEARILFDEKGFLLCKKPYEKPTIPNGVVFLELFNKSGERVKICISPSGFIQKC is encoded by the coding sequence ATGAAATGCCACGCCTTTAGTCTTTTTGAAACACTTCTAACCCTAGCAATCCTTAGCATTTTTGCTACTTTAGGTTATTTTTGGATTCCATCTTCTAAGCTCCATCTAGCTCAAAACCAAATCCTAGAACATTTAAACTACACACGCTACCTTGCCCTAAATAACGCAAAGCACATTACCCAAAGTGCCTTTTGTCAAAGCGATAATTGCAAGCAAGAACGCACACGCTGGAATGAGAGCCTATGGAGAATGCAATTTTCCCCCCTGCAAGATATTGGCTATGCGTATTATATTTTTAGTGATTCTGCGCGATCTGTCCGCACAAAAAACTTTGATGACCGCCCACGCGATAGGCAAGAAATTGCTAGAGATTTGCTAGATAACAGATATTTAAATGTCTATAATAGCGATAATTCTAAATTTGCAAACCCTTTGAGAAATGGCAATTTAGCTATCACACAACGCTATGGAATCCAAAATGTGAAACTTAGTGGAGGTTGTGGAGAGGGCAATGAGGCTAGAATTTTGTTTGATGAAAAAGGATTTTTGCTCTGCAAAAAACCTTATGAAAAGCCCACAATTCCAAATGGAGTTGTGTTTTTAGAACTTTTTAATAAAAGTGGGGAGCGTGTGAAAATCTGTATTTCACCAAGTGGATTTATCCAAAAATGCTAA